A genomic segment from Lutzomyia longipalpis isolate SR_M1_2022 chromosome 3, ASM2433408v1 encodes:
- the LOC129793083 gene encoding glycine cleavage system H protein, mitochondrial, translating into MVLCQSMLRISRLASCPGRALLTKGNSPAIISAATRCFSLQTVCQTERRYTDKHEWVSVEGTIGTVGISHYAQEALGDVVYAQLPDVGTNLSQKDECGALESVKAASELYSPVSGKVTEKNTAVEDTPSLINTSCYDKGWLFRLELSKPDEITKLMDEKQYEEFLKNSDH; encoded by the exons ATGGTGCTTTGTCAGTCAATGTTGAGAATCTCCCGGCTTGCAAGTTGTCCGGGAAGGGCTCTCCTGACCAAAGGTAATTCTCCAGCTATTATTTCTGCCGCCACAAGGTGTTTCAGTTTGCAGACTGTGTGCCAGACAG AGAGGCGATACACCGACAAACACGAATGGGTATCTGTGGAGGGGACAATTGGCACCGTAGGGATTTCACATTATGCCCAGGAGGCACTTGGGGACGTGGTGTATGCCCAACTACCGGATGTGGGAACAAATCTCAGTCAGAAGGACGAATGTGGTGCCCTGGAGAGTGTCAAGGCGGCCAGTGAGCTGTACTCACCCGTGTCCGGGAAGGTGACGGAGAAGAATACCGCTGTCGAGGATACGCCCAGTCTCATCAATACATCATGCTACGACAAAGGATGGCTGTTCCGGTTGGAGCTGAGTAAGCCAGATGAGATTACGAAGCTAATGGATGAGAAACAGTATGAGGAATTCCTGAAAAACAGCGATCATTGA
- the LOC129793076 gene encoding uncharacterized protein LOC129793076 isoform X1: protein MYSSFRYLRPIVVFAGVIGMLQSLLWIAFAIVALTAYYCHMTFENVVPSVGSLFELTFFHVYFRGPCDLPDFPIIDFGIVNNLPLLEPLDVHAMAWAYLIISFFWLISSLTIIITCKEDYIRYANIFLYIWILLTLGVSIVDMALGILFGLDYGTIMTEAHNFALDGATINHAILLAAQASAGVLMGVAFRGFLLWLINIALALYLLTHTFKISDHNRMKSGIDNATFASEPHSLKNDRPIDAYGFNSTRPVSTWQTPSSFHPDRHPVVDDRDYRRPITTYELHPTPQQPPPPVTRRRDDDVILRRDAAASVAREINHRNSFRNEPGVPAPDYSPPMPRSNPYENRPALKSAMRASRYQ from the exons ATGTATTCGTCCTTCAGATATCTACGACCAATTGTGGTCTTTGCAGGAGTTATAGGAATG CTGCAATCGCTACTGTGGATAGCCTTTGCCATCGTCGCTCTGACCGCCTATTACTGCCACATGACCTTCGAGAATGTCGTCCCGAGTGTGGGATCCCTCTTTGAGCTCACCTTCTTCCACGTCTACTTCCGCGGTCCCTGCGACTTGCCCGACTTCCCGATCATTGACTTTGGCATCGTCAACAATCTCCCCCTGTTGGAGCCACTCGATGTGCACGCCATGGCCTGGGCCTACCTCATTATCTCCTTCTTCTGGCTCATTAGCTCTCTCACGATCATCATCA cGTGCAAAGAAGACTACATTAgatatgcaaatattttcctgtACATTTGGATTTTACTCACATTGGGCGTGTCAATCGTAGACATGGCTCTGGGTATCCTCTTTGGGCTCGATTATGGAACAATAATG ACGGAAGCTCACAACTTCGCATTGGACGGAGCAACGATCAATCATGCGATCCTTCTTGCAGCACAGGCTTCAGCAGGTGTCCTGATGGGAGTTGCATTTCGAGGATTCCTTCTTTGGCTCATTAACATCGCCCTAGCTCTCTACCTTCTCACGCATACCTTCAAGATATCTGATCACAATCGCATGAAG AGTGGAATTGATAACGCAACCTTTGCATCTGAGCCACATTCCCTCAAAAACGACAGACCCATCGATGCTTATGGATTCAA cagCACTCGTCCAGTGAGTACTTGGCAGACTCCAAGTTCCTTCCACCCCGATAGACATCCAGTCGTGGATGATCGTGACTATCGGCGTCCTATTACAACCTACGAACTCCATCCAACGCCACAACAGCCACCACCACCGGTTACACGTCGTCGCGATGACGATGTAATTCTCCGCCGAGACGCTGCTGCGAGCGTGGCACGTGAAATAAATCATCGCAATAGCTTCAGGAATGAACCTGGTGTTCCAGCACCCGACTACAGTCCACCGATGCCACGGAGCAATCCCTATGAAAACCGTCCGGCGCTAAAGTCCGCCATGAGAGCTTCCCGATATCAGTag
- the LOC129793076 gene encoding uncharacterized protein LOC129793076 isoform X2 — protein MYSSFRYLRPIVVFAGVIGMLQSLLWIAFAIVALTAYYCHMTFENVVPSVGSLFELTFFHVYFRGPCDLPDFPIIDFGIVNNLPLLEPLDVHAMAWAYLIISFFWLISSLTIIITCKEDYIRYANIFLYIWILLTLGVSIVDMALGILFGLDYGTIMTEAHNFALDGATINHAILLAAQASAGVLMGVAFRGFLLWLINIALALYLLTHTFKISDHNRMKSGIDNATFASEPHSLKNDRPIDAYGFNTRPVSTWQTPSSFHPDRHPVVDDRDYRRPITTYELHPTPQQPPPPVTRRRDDDVILRRDAAASVAREINHRNSFRNEPGVPAPDYSPPMPRSNPYENRPALKSAMRASRYQ, from the exons ATGTATTCGTCCTTCAGATATCTACGACCAATTGTGGTCTTTGCAGGAGTTATAGGAATG CTGCAATCGCTACTGTGGATAGCCTTTGCCATCGTCGCTCTGACCGCCTATTACTGCCACATGACCTTCGAGAATGTCGTCCCGAGTGTGGGATCCCTCTTTGAGCTCACCTTCTTCCACGTCTACTTCCGCGGTCCCTGCGACTTGCCCGACTTCCCGATCATTGACTTTGGCATCGTCAACAATCTCCCCCTGTTGGAGCCACTCGATGTGCACGCCATGGCCTGGGCCTACCTCATTATCTCCTTCTTCTGGCTCATTAGCTCTCTCACGATCATCATCA cGTGCAAAGAAGACTACATTAgatatgcaaatattttcctgtACATTTGGATTTTACTCACATTGGGCGTGTCAATCGTAGACATGGCTCTGGGTATCCTCTTTGGGCTCGATTATGGAACAATAATG ACGGAAGCTCACAACTTCGCATTGGACGGAGCAACGATCAATCATGCGATCCTTCTTGCAGCACAGGCTTCAGCAGGTGTCCTGATGGGAGTTGCATTTCGAGGATTCCTTCTTTGGCTCATTAACATCGCCCTAGCTCTCTACCTTCTCACGCATACCTTCAAGATATCTGATCACAATCGCATGAAG AGTGGAATTGATAACGCAACCTTTGCATCTGAGCCACATTCCCTCAAAAACGACAGACCCATCGATGCTTATGGATTCAA CACTCGTCCAGTGAGTACTTGGCAGACTCCAAGTTCCTTCCACCCCGATAGACATCCAGTCGTGGATGATCGTGACTATCGGCGTCCTATTACAACCTACGAACTCCATCCAACGCCACAACAGCCACCACCACCGGTTACACGTCGTCGCGATGACGATGTAATTCTCCGCCGAGACGCTGCTGCGAGCGTGGCACGTGAAATAAATCATCGCAATAGCTTCAGGAATGAACCTGGTGTTCCAGCACCCGACTACAGTCCACCGATGCCACGGAGCAATCCCTATGAAAACCGTCCGGCGCTAAAGTCCGCCATGAGAGCTTCCCGATATCAGTag
- the LOC129793064 gene encoding uncharacterized protein LOC129793064 has protein sequence MACGGLRCSMLFIGLFALIQAIAFLVMGIFGILAHQCDVQMDTSQLNYLIYLTYFRHAQCGEVNWQLLGIDLPPGVQVIKPDVSDVALRMQIFIKIYIVTSCLLIITSIMFIAGTSSSCLSRAFLRFFCYAFAVTFLVNFVFDLVATGFHIYDITWTTTLYNFLEFIQVENRDQLMQYLGDVSIVALPIPSVIMTVVSSRGVLIAIMNFTGIIIVFMSIKKLEEKVVQKPPKAVRAPDFGYERQFPPSEMTQRRVADHITQPYPEEYQQEVPQQKIVAPVQTRSRYDDINPHPYQYDNHTYQPENQLVSAMKPHPIITTERRFLEPLKGGESDGSLSSRASPSRSHDSLENNRDSTYMGYARIPPVDTKRTPKVEEPNPIVLRHTKPTHGGSLNRDEKPAVRKTYSDANRFSQQAPPEELRSQLPWSYFQSRHEVKRPRKIQEHSSDEIPPPVPVPDYTLHFPKKGRPGPPPPPKPTKESIERWSGPEVTY, from the exons ATGGCTTGTGGTGGACTCCGTTGCTCAATGCTCTTCATTGGACTTTTTGCCCTG ATCCAGGCCATTGCATTCCTGGTGATGgggatttttggtattctcgCTCATCAGTGCGACGTACAAATGGACACCTCTCAGCTCAATTACTTAATCTACCTCACATACTTCCGAC aCGCTCAGTGTGGGGAAGTTAATTGGCAACTACTGGGTATAGATCTTCCGCCAGGAGTGCAAGTAATCAAACCCGATGTATCTGATGTTGCACTACGAATGCAAATCTTCATTAAGATCTACATTGTCACGAGTTGCTTGTTGATCATCACGTCCATCATGTTCATTG CCGGCACGAGCTCATCCTGCCTCAGCCGAGCTTTCTTGCGTTTCTTCTGCTACGCCTTTGCCGTCACGTTCCTGGTGAATTTTGTCTTTGATCTCGTGGCTACGGGATTCCACATCTATGACATCACATGGACAACG ACCCTCTACAACTTCCTGGAATTCATTCAAGTTGAGAATCGGGATCAGTTGATGCAGTATTTGGGCGACGTATCCATCGTTGCCCTTCCCATTCCCTCCGTCATCATGACCGTCGTGTCATCTCGAGGTGTCTTGATTGCCATCATGAACTTCACTGGGATCATCATTGTCTTCATGTCCATTAAGAAGTTAGAGGAGAAGGTGGTGCAGAAGCCCCCGAAGGCGGTCAGAGCACCAGATTTTGGCTACGAGAGGCAATTTCCACCGTCTGAGATGACACAGAGGAGGGTAGCAGATCACATTACGCAGCCGTATCCGGAGGAGTATCAACAGGAGGTGCCACAGCAGAAGATCGTTGCGCCAGTACAGACGCGCAGTCGCTACGATGACATCAATCCACATCCGTATCAGTATGACAATCACACGTATCAGCCGGAGAATCAGCTGGTGTCTGCCATGAAGCCACATCCCATCATTACGACAGAGCGGCGTTTCCTGGAGCCCCTAAAAGGTGGTGAATCAGATGGTTCACTCTCCTCACGGGCATCCCCATCGAGGAGTCATGATAGTCTCGAGAATAATCGAGACTCCACGTACATGGGCTACGCACGTATTCCACCTGTGGACACAAAGAGAACCCCCAAGGTGGAGGAGCCCAATCCCATTGTTCTGCGACACACGAAACCAACACACGGTGGCTCCCTGAATCGCGACGAGAAGCCAGCAGTGAGGAAGACATACTCAGATGCAAATAGGTTCTCACAGCAAGCACCCCCAGAGGAGCTGCGAAGTCAGCTGCCGTGGTCCTACTTCCAGAGCAGGCACGAAGTGAAGCGACCCAGGAAAATTCAGGAGCACAGCAGTGACGAAATCCCACCCCCAGTCCCTGTGCCTGACTACACATTGCATTTCCCGAAGAAGGGTCGACCAGGACCTCCGCCGCCGCCCAAGCCAACCAAAGAGAGCATCGAAC GATGGAGTGGACCAGAAGTAACATACTGA